In Flavobacterium sp. N3904, one DNA window encodes the following:
- a CDS encoding gliding motility protein RemB has product MNIKSLFFLFFLSTFFINAQNTNSKQSGFSDERFPVFSHCENLHAKELESCFYNEVQKLVYLNFKVPEVLKQNKYEGTVKVLFEVDANGAFKILYVNSNNEELIVETKRVFGDFPKIGPPTYDGKPTYSKFNISIAIPLLTPEEIAAAALAKNENININEGLTELDSIVYKRFDNPQFESHLNIPFSHSYYAQFDGAMNQVGSNSHTASKPYTYAEVDKYYNFNKVNASLMKKTSGWWGRKLWNENLAEIQGEGYWFALNFLFDVQAGISNPSKSSYTFVNTRALNFKGGLGKNLNFTTTFYESQGRFAEYYNQYAISIKPSGGNPAIVPGMGIAKPYNSDAFDFPMADANITYNASRFLDLQLGYGKNFIGDGYRSLLEGDGASPYPYFKIDVNFWKIKYTVNYMFLKDVRPDVTVDKTYASKYMANHYLSWNVSNKLNLGFFESVVWANTNGRGFDPNFINPIIFYRAVEFSSSSKSGNALLGLTYKYKWNNKVNLYGQLLIDEFSTSDVFAGDNSWKNKFGYQLGVKYFNAFHVNNLLLQAEFNHVRPYVYSHSEPITNYGQNNQSMGHQWGGNFEELVLLGYYHKDRFYTNAKVTFGTRGFDYDTPTNTYNYGQNIYRDYDVDRPYNTGVFVGQGNKTNVFISEVQVGYLVNPATNFKFFGNFLYRNFDPTTNTALHFKEQTTWFSIGFRSDVFNWYFDY; this is encoded by the coding sequence ATGAATATCAAATCTTTATTTTTTTTATTTTTCCTAAGTACATTTTTTATAAATGCTCAAAACACAAATTCAAAACAATCTGGTTTTTCGGATGAACGTTTCCCCGTTTTTTCCCATTGCGAAAATTTGCACGCTAAAGAATTAGAAAGTTGTTTTTATAACGAAGTTCAAAAGTTGGTTTATTTAAACTTTAAAGTTCCTGAAGTTTTAAAACAAAATAAATACGAGGGAACGGTCAAAGTACTGTTTGAAGTGGATGCAAATGGTGCTTTTAAGATTTTGTATGTTAATTCAAACAACGAAGAATTAATTGTTGAGACCAAAAGGGTCTTTGGTGATTTTCCAAAAATTGGGCCGCCGACGTATGACGGAAAACCAACGTATTCAAAATTCAACATCAGTATTGCAATTCCTTTGTTGACTCCGGAAGAGATTGCCGCCGCCGCATTGGCCAAAAACGAAAATATAAACATAAATGAAGGTTTGACAGAGTTGGATAGTATTGTTTATAAAAGATTTGACAATCCGCAATTTGAAAGCCATTTAAACATTCCTTTTTCTCACAGTTATTACGCTCAATTTGACGGGGCAATGAATCAGGTCGGCAGTAATAGTCATACCGCATCAAAACCTTACACTTATGCTGAGGTCGATAAGTATTATAATTTCAATAAAGTTAATGCCAGCCTTATGAAGAAAACTTCGGGTTGGTGGGGTAGAAAATTATGGAATGAAAACTTAGCAGAAATTCAAGGGGAAGGATATTGGTTTGCCCTAAATTTCCTATTTGATGTACAGGCCGGAATCTCTAATCCCAGTAAATCTTCCTATACTTTTGTAAATACAAGGGCATTAAATTTTAAAGGAGGATTAGGCAAAAACCTTAATTTCACAACCACTTTTTACGAAAGTCAGGGTCGTTTTGCCGAATATTACAATCAGTATGCTATTTCTATAAAACCTTCGGGCGGAAATCCTGCCATTGTGCCAGGAATGGGAATAGCAAAACCATATAATTCGGATGCATTTGATTTTCCTATGGCCGATGCAAATATTACGTATAATGCAAGCAGATTTCTTGATTTGCAACTAGGCTATGGGAAAAATTTTATTGGAGATGGCTATCGTTCTTTGTTGGAAGGTGATGGTGCCAGTCCATATCCTTATTTTAAGATTGATGTCAATTTTTGGAAAATAAAATATACAGTAAACTATATGTTTCTCAAGGATGTTCGTCCAGATGTTACTGTTGATAAAACCTATGCCTCAAAATACATGGCAAATCATTATTTGAGTTGGAATGTTTCAAATAAACTGAACCTTGGTTTTTTCGAGTCGGTGGTTTGGGCAAACACCAATGGTCGTGGATTTGATCCTAATTTTATAAATCCTATAATTTTTTATAGAGCGGTCGAGTTTTCTTCTTCATCTAAAAGTGGAAATGCTCTTTTGGGTCTAACTTATAAATACAAATGGAATAATAAAGTCAATCTTTATGGACAATTATTGATTGATGAATTTTCGACAAGTGATGTTTTTGCGGGAGATAATAGTTGGAAAAATAAATTTGGATATCAATTGGGAGTGAAGTATTTCAATGCCTTTCATGTAAATAATTTATTGTTGCAGGCGGAGTTTAATCATGTGCGTCCTTATGTATACTCTCATAGCGAACCAATTACCAATTATGGTCAAAACAACCAAAGTATGGGGCATCAATGGGGAGGAAATTTTGAAGAATTGGTGCTTTTGGGGTATTATCATAAAGATCGTTTTTATACCAATGCTAAAGTTACTTTTGGAACCCGTGGTTTTGACTATGATACTCCAACGAATACATACAATTATGGCCAAAATATATATAGGGATTATGATGTAGACAGACCTTATAATACGGGTGTTTTTGTTGGTCAGGGAAATAAAACGAATGTTTTTATCTCAGAAGTACAAGTGGGTTATTTGGTAAATCCAGCAACCAATTTTAAGTTTTTCGGTAATTTTTTATATCGAAATTTTGATCCTACAACCAATACAGCATTGCATTTTAAAGAGCAAACTACCTGGTTCTCGATTGGTTTTAGATCGGATGTGTTTAATTGGTATTTTGATTATTAA
- the deoC gene encoding deoxyribose-phosphate aldolase, whose product MDIKKYLDSTYLKTSEEAGLTENESEIIAKGFIQEAIDEEFKLIMIRPNRVALAKKMIVEANSNVKIGTVIDFPGGNSSISAKLDEAVQCIQNGADELDFVCNYEAFKNGNIVLVQEEILSGTQLGLDNGKVVKWIIEVAALNANQIAQLTTLIKNVVVENFADNLFQSVFVKSSTGFYKTQADLPNGATVPTITIMLENAGPLPVKAAGGVRTYEEALQMIQLGVKRIGTSGAKAIANGQKSDSQY is encoded by the coding sequence ATGGACATAAAAAAATATTTAGATTCTACCTATTTAAAAACTTCGGAAGAAGCCGGTTTGACTGAAAATGAAAGCGAAATAATTGCAAAGGGTTTTATTCAGGAAGCGATTGATGAAGAATTTAAACTCATAATGATTCGTCCAAACAGAGTGGCTTTGGCCAAGAAAATGATAGTCGAAGCCAATTCAAACGTTAAAATTGGAACCGTGATTGATTTTCCTGGCGGTAACTCTTCAATAAGTGCAAAATTAGACGAAGCTGTGCAATGTATTCAAAACGGAGCTGACGAATTGGATTTTGTTTGTAATTATGAAGCTTTTAAAAACGGAAATATTGTATTGGTACAGGAAGAAATTCTAAGCGGCACCCAATTGGGCTTGGACAATGGTAAAGTTGTAAAATGGATTATCGAAGTTGCTGCGCTCAATGCTAATCAAATAGCTCAATTAACAACTTTGATTAAGAACGTAGTTGTAGAAAATTTTGCAGATAATTTATTTCAATCTGTTTTTGTAAAATCGTCAACCGGATTTTATAAAACACAAGCTGATTTGCCAAACGGCGCAACTGTTCCTACTATAACTATTATGCTTGAAAATGCCGGCCCTCTTCCAGTTAAGGCAGCAGGTGGAGTAAGAACTTACGAAGAAGCTTTGCAAATGATTCAACTCGGTGTAAAACGGATCGGTACTTCGGGAGCAAAAGCCATTGCCAATGGGCAAAAATCGGACTCACAATATTAA
- the gcvH gene encoding glycine cleavage system protein GcvH has protein sequence MSIPANLKYTKDHEWVSLEGNVATVGITHFAQKELGDIVYVEVETLDQTLEKDEVFGTVEAVKTVSDLFLPLSGEIIAFNDALESSPESVNSDPYGAGWMIKIKVSNLAEVEQLLSSEAYKELIGA, from the coding sequence ATGAGCATACCAGCAAATTTAAAGTATACAAAAGATCACGAATGGGTAAGTCTTGAAGGTAATGTTGCAACTGTAGGAATCACTCATTTTGCGCAAAAAGAATTAGGAGATATCGTATATGTTGAAGTAGAAACATTGGATCAAACATTGGAAAAAGATGAGGTCTTCGGTACTGTTGAAGCTGTAAAAACAGTTTCTGATTTATTTCTTCCGTTATCGGGTGAAATTATTGCTTTTAATGACGCTTTGGAAAGTAGTCCTGAAAGTGTAAATTCAGATCCTTACGGAGCTGGATGGATGATTAAAATAAAAGTTTCAAATCTAGCAGAAGTAGAACAATTACTTTCTAGCGAAGCTTACAAAGAGCTTATTGGTGCCTAA
- a CDS encoding glycoside hydrolase family 18 protein: MKKVFISLFFGITCLTLQAQKSKNFSVLAYYMGDEKQINDFEIDKLTHIIYSFCHLKDGKLNVDTAKDSITIKYLVSLKTKYPQLKIMLSLGGWGGCENCSEVFSTTSGRDVFAKSVKEVNDYFKTDGLDLDWEYPVIEGFPGHLHQAVDKKKFTELVKVLRATLGNTNELSFAAGGFQKYLDESVEWKLVMPLVDHVNIMSYDLVNGYSKTTGHHTPLYSTKKDEESTDKAVDYLLKLGVPSYKLIVGAAFYTRTWKNVENVNNGLYHPGVHIEGFSFKDFNTLLIEEKGWKYFWDEKANAPYWYNVKEKMFATGDDIASVKAKTSYAIKNKLGGIMFWELGLDATRNGLVNAIFEVKKSQ, translated from the coding sequence ATGAAGAAGGTTTTTATTTCTCTTTTTTTTGGAATCACTTGCTTGACTTTACAAGCTCAAAAAAGTAAAAATTTTTCAGTTTTGGCCTACTACATGGGTGATGAAAAGCAAATAAATGATTTTGAAATTGATAAATTAACGCATATAATTTATAGCTTTTGTCATCTCAAAGACGGAAAATTAAATGTTGATACTGCTAAAGATTCCATAACCATTAAATATTTAGTTTCATTAAAGACAAAATATCCTCAGCTTAAAATCATGTTGTCATTAGGCGGTTGGGGCGGTTGTGAAAATTGTTCGGAGGTCTTTTCAACAACTTCAGGCAGAGACGTTTTTGCTAAGTCAGTAAAAGAAGTCAATGATTATTTTAAAACAGATGGGTTAGATTTGGATTGGGAATATCCTGTTATTGAGGGTTTTCCGGGTCATTTGCATCAAGCGGTAGATAAAAAAAAATTTACTGAATTAGTCAAAGTATTAAGAGCAACATTGGGAAATACGAATGAATTAAGTTTTGCGGCTGGTGGATTTCAAAAATATTTGGATGAATCTGTTGAATGGAAATTGGTTATGCCGCTTGTTGATCATGTAAATATTATGAGTTATGATTTGGTCAACGGATATTCGAAAACTACAGGTCATCATACGCCACTTTATAGTACTAAAAAGGATGAGGAATCTACAGATAAAGCTGTTGACTACTTATTAAAATTAGGAGTTCCATCGTATAAACTGATTGTTGGAGCCGCATTTTATACTAGAACTTGGAAAAATGTTGAGAATGTCAATAATGGACTGTATCACCCTGGAGTGCATATAGAAGGTTTTAGTTTTAAAGATTTTAATACTTTGTTGATTGAAGAAAAAGGCTGGAAATATTTTTGGGATGAAAAAGCAAATGCTCCATATTGGTATAATGTCAAGGAGAAAATGTTTGCCACAGGTGATGATATTGCTTCTGTTAAAGCCAAAACTTCTTATGCGATAAAAAATAAATTAGGGGGTATTATGTTTTGGGAACTTGGTTTGGATGCAACTAGAAATGGTTTGGTAAATGCTATTTTTGAAGTGAAGAAGTCTCAGTAG
- a CDS encoding cytochrome c oxidase subunit 3: protein MEATVTTANSEEKTWGGGNEPMGASYGKLMMWFFIVSDALTFSGFLAAYGFSRFKFIETWPLADEVFTHFPFLHGVSAPMYYVALMTFILIFSSVTMVLAVDAGHQMKKDKVALYMFLTIIGGLIFVGSQAWEWKNFIKGEYGAVETTGGSLLQFVDKEGHRVALADFAAKLPVEREQLTRSQGRWFMSEPAIPSYTVAEVQAGFKSHPDVLVRIETINKDKKKTILSREESQLRLNQASLVIEGANLTHNEYGSKLFADFFFFITGFHGFHVFSGIIINIIIFFNVLLGTYEKRKSYEMVEKVGLYWHFVDLVWVFVFTFFYLV from the coding sequence ATGGAAGCGACAGTTACTACTGCAAATAGTGAAGAAAAAACTTGGGGAGGCGGCAATGAGCCAATGGGAGCAAGTTATGGTAAATTAATGATGTGGTTTTTTATCGTATCAGATGCCTTAACGTTCTCTGGATTTTTAGCAGCTTACGGTTTTTCTAGATTTAAATTTATTGAAACATGGCCATTAGCCGATGAGGTGTTTACACACTTTCCGTTTTTACATGGTGTTTCGGCTCCAATGTATTATGTGGCATTGATGACTTTTATTTTGATTTTCTCATCTGTAACAATGGTTTTGGCTGTTGATGCTGGTCATCAAATGAAAAAGGATAAAGTAGCCCTTTATATGTTTCTAACAATCATTGGTGGTTTAATTTTCGTTGGTTCTCAAGCTTGGGAATGGAAAAACTTTATAAAAGGAGAATATGGTGCTGTTGAGACAACCGGAGGTAGTTTGCTTCAGTTTGTTGATAAAGAAGGGCATCGTGTCGCTTTGGCTGATTTTGCTGCAAAATTGCCAGTCGAAAGAGAGCAATTGACCAGAAGTCAAGGAAGATGGTTCATGAGTGAGCCGGCTATTCCATCTTATACGGTAGCCGAAGTTCAAGCTGGTTTCAAAAGTCATCCTGATGTTTTGGTTCGTATTGAAACTATAAATAAAGATAAAAAGAAAACTATTCTCTCTAGAGAAGAATCTCAATTGAGATTGAATCAGGCTAGTTTAGTTATAGAAGGAGCAAACCTAACTCATAATGAATATGGAAGTAAGCTTTTTGCCGATTTCTTTTTCTTTATAACAGGTTTCCATGGATTTCACGTTTTTTCTGGTATTATAATTAATATCATTATATTTTTTAATGTTCTTTTAGGAACTTACGAAAAAAGAAAAAGTTATGAAATGGTCGAAAAAGTTGGATTATACTGGCACTTTGTCGATTTAGTTTGGGTATTTGTTTTTACATTCTTCTATTTAGTTTAA
- a CDS encoding heme-copper oxidase subunit III, protein MEMTMTTEEYKSRTARSYKLILLFAMVSMTMMFAGLTSAYVVSQSRADWLKDFQLPSAFYFSTIAILGCSITFHLAKKAIQKGNQSRTTSFLLATLALGISFVVLQFVGFGQIVADGYYFTGSASSITTTFLYIVVVVHLIHLAGGMISLLIIIYNHFKQKYNSTQTLGIELGAMYWHFLDFLWVYLFLFLYFFK, encoded by the coding sequence ATGGAAATGACAATGACAACCGAAGAATATAAATCAAGAACCGCAAGATCCTATAAGTTGATTTTGTTGTTTGCTATGGTGAGCATGACTATGATGTTTGCTGGGCTCACCAGTGCTTATGTAGTAAGTCAATCAAGAGCAGATTGGTTGAAAGATTTTCAACTCCCATCCGCTTTTTATTTTAGTACAATTGCTATTTTGGGATGTAGTATTACATTTCATTTGGCGAAAAAAGCAATTCAAAAAGGAAACCAAAGTAGAACTACTTCATTTCTTTTAGCTACATTAGCGCTCGGAATTTCATTTGTGGTGCTTCAATTTGTTGGTTTTGGACAAATAGTCGCTGATGGGTATTATTTTACCGGAAGCGCCAGTTCGATTACAACAACATTCTTATATATAGTGGTGGTAGTGCACTTAATTCACCTTGCGGGTGGTATGATTTCACTATTGATTATTATTTATAATCATTTTAAACAAAAATATAATTCAACACAAACTCTTGGAATAGAACTAGGTGCGATGTACTGGCACTTTCTTGATTTCTTGTGGGTTTATTTATTTTTATTTTTATATTTCTTTAAATAA
- a CDS encoding cytochrome C oxidase subunit IV family protein: MSHEHVSHEKRIWTVFGLLSLITTVEVGFGIVRPDALYLHTFIGVSLLNWLFIILTLVKAYYIVWAFMHMEGEKKTLRNAVVFPLIFLVCYLLFILLTEGDYVFEVFKNSTIKWNF, encoded by the coding sequence ATGTCACACGAACATGTATCACATGAAAAAAGAATTTGGACTGTTTTTGGTCTATTATCTTTAATTACAACAGTCGAAGTTGGTTTTGGTATTGTTAGACCAGACGCTTTATACCTGCACACATTTATTGGTGTGAGTTTATTAAACTGGTTGTTTATTATATTAACACTTGTTAAAGCATATTATATCGTATGGGCATTTATGCACATGGAAGGAGAAAAAAAGACATTGAGAAATGCAGTAGTTTTTCCTTTAATTTTTTTAGTTTGTTATTTGCTTTTTATTCTCTTAACAGAAGGAGATTATGTTTTTGAGGTTTTTAAAAATTCTACCATTAAATGGAATTTTTAA
- a CDS encoding VanZ family protein, translating to MPKYIVFFIALFWTGIILYFCLVDSKDIPAIQIANLDKYVHTFFHFVFTFIWFLFFKKQLQCNNTIKPLVYSFLFSFVFGICIEFLQEIVTTTRHGDVLDVLANLTGATLAFFTVVICDKLNLFNSVLKN from the coding sequence GTGCCTAAATATATAGTGTTTTTTATTGCTTTGTTTTGGACTGGGATTATACTTTATTTTTGTTTAGTCGATTCAAAAGATATTCCAGCTATTCAAATAGCAAATCTGGATAAATACGTTCACACTTTTTTTCATTTTGTGTTTACTTTTATTTGGTTTTTATTTTTTAAAAAACAATTGCAGTGTAATAATACTATAAAGCCTTTGGTTTATTCTTTTCTTTTTTCCTTTGTTTTTGGAATTTGTATAGAATTTCTTCAGGAAATAGTTACTACGACTAGACATGGTGATGTTCTTGATGTTCTCGCGAATCTTACAGGAGCAACTTTAGCCTTTTTTACGGTAGTAATTTGCGATAAATTGAATTTGTTTAATTCAGTCCTAAAAAACTAA
- the cyoE gene encoding heme o synthase, translated as MSTIHNSYSFKSIYVDFKAITKAGLAISVVFSSIAGYVLGFGGANPFSWIVLLKLAIGGYCMVGASNAYNQVIEKDLDALMDRTKNRPVPSGRMSPNLALTVASLLTITGLVLLYTINPKTAMFGAISIFLYTSIYTPLKTVTSLSVFVGAFPGAIPFMLGWVAATGEFGIEAGTLFLIQFFWQFPHFWAIGWFLYEDYEKAGFFMLPTGKKDNGTALQIILYTVWLIIASLLPALGYTGRLFITPIAAVLVFLLGIWMLFYAVRLYKIKTAKAARTLMLVSVSYITLLQLVYIIDKFLR; from the coding sequence TTGAGTACAATACATAATTCCTATTCGTTCAAGTCTATTTATGTTGATTTTAAAGCAATTACAAAAGCCGGTTTGGCAATTAGTGTTGTTTTTTCTTCAATTGCAGGGTATGTTCTTGGTTTTGGTGGTGCTAATCCTTTTAGTTGGATAGTTTTACTGAAGCTTGCAATAGGAGGATATTGTATGGTAGGTGCTTCCAATGCATACAATCAAGTGATTGAAAAAGATTTGGATGCTTTGATGGATCGAACCAAAAATCGCCCAGTACCGTCAGGAAGAATGTCGCCAAACTTGGCTCTAACAGTTGCCAGTTTGCTTACTATTACAGGCTTGGTTTTGCTTTATACAATAAATCCAAAAACAGCGATGTTTGGGGCTATTTCCATTTTTTTATATACTAGTATTTATACACCGCTCAAAACGGTGACTTCTTTATCTGTTTTTGTAGGCGCTTTTCCGGGTGCAATTCCTTTTATGTTAGGATGGGTCGCAGCCACTGGTGAGTTTGGTATTGAAGCCGGAACTTTGTTCTTGATTCAGTTTTTTTGGCAATTTCCTCATTTTTGGGCAATCGGTTGGTTCTTGTACGAAGATTATGAAAAAGCAGGTTTTTTTATGCTACCGACCGGGAAAAAAGATAATGGTACAGCTTTGCAAATTATATTGTACACAGTTTGGTTGATAATTGCTTCACTTTTGCCAGCTCTAGGTTATACAGGACGCTTGTTTATTACACCGATAGCGGCAGTTTTAGTTTTTTTGCTAGGAATTTGGATGCTGTTTTATGCCGTGCGATTGTATAAAATAAAAACTGCTAAAGCAGCAAGAACATTAATGCTTGTAAGTGTTTCTTATATTACACTCTTACAATTAGTTTATATAATTGATAAATTTTTAAGATAA
- a CDS encoding SCO family protein, with product MFKNKSYIGISFVILVFGIYAVPKIIDKLQNNSVVQGDRLDKVRGSNEKNDKLVKIGSAPKFELINQDNVKISNDFYKGKVYVLEFFFATCPSICPKMNANMVTIQNTFFGNPNFGIASITIDPAHDTPSVLKEHAKILGVKSSNWNFLTGDKDYIYDLSNKGFNIYVGENSKVKGGFEHSGLFALIDKNGNIRCRKDDFGNPILYYDGLDKKGVRDIQQDIQALLKE from the coding sequence ATGTTCAAAAATAAATCATATATAGGAATTTCTTTTGTTATTCTGGTTTTTGGAATTTATGCAGTACCTAAAATTATAGACAAATTGCAAAACAATAGTGTGGTGCAAGGAGATCGTTTGGATAAAGTGAGAGGCTCAAATGAAAAGAATGATAAATTAGTTAAAATAGGTTCTGCTCCAAAATTTGAGTTGATAAATCAAGATAATGTAAAAATTTCTAATGATTTTTATAAAGGAAAAGTGTATGTCCTAGAGTTTTTCTTTGCAACATGTCCTTCCATTTGCCCTAAAATGAATGCAAATATGGTTACCATTCAGAACACCTTTTTTGGTAATCCGAATTTTGGAATTGCTTCAATAACTATTGATCCTGCACACGATACTCCTTCTGTCTTAAAAGAGCATGCAAAAATATTAGGAGTCAAATCTTCCAATTGGAATTTCTTAACTGGTGATAAGGATTATATTTATGATTTATCCAACAAAGGTTTTAATATATATGTAGGTGAAAATAGTAAAGTAAAAGGCGGTTTTGAACATTCCGGACTTTTTGCCTTGATTGATAAGAACGGAAACATTAGATGTCGAAAAGATGATTTTGGAAATCCAATATTGTATTATGATGGATTGGATAAAAAAGGAGTTAGAGACATTCAACAAGATATTCAAGCTTTGTTGAAGGAATAG